The genome window GTGAATGGTTTATTCCACATAAATAATGCATATTGTAGTTCTAATCTTAAAAAGCTTTCTGAAATCCTTTAGCTTATAGTTTTTTACTGGATTCAGGTTCTTGTGAATTATGCAAGATCATCGAAGGAAGCTGAAGAAGTCTCCAAAGAAGTAAATTGACTGCACTTAacatttacattttatttttcatttaatttaACACATTTTAAGGTCTGTTTACATATTCATTCTCAGGAAAAATGTTACAATATGATTGAACTGTGATTTTTCAATTTCCTCCTTCTATTTAAACATGTTTTTTTGCTGCTTTGTTGCAAGGAACAATGTTTTTTCCTAAGaatttggtaaatattttttccttcaaAAAACATTTCAACTTTGTCATGTAAtactttatttatattattaacataTAGGTTATTCAACAAgaaaattttcctttttctttttcttgttagaTGAAGCTTGGAAATGTCAGTGTGATGTCATAAGTGAAAACCAAGATTTGAACACCAATACAGACCACATACCACTATAATACTCCAAGAATTAAGAAATACCACAAGTGTTTAATTCAGTATATGTTGGTACAATTGGTGCATGGTGTACCAGGAGCAACCAGTCAGCATAGTTCGTAAGGATGAGTATTTAAACCCATAAGTGACATTGATAATCACATAACGGAATTTATTCCTCCAAGGAGATAGAACAatgattttgatgcatgattctaAAGGAATGAGGGCAATGTCTTCAAAGTTGTAACTCATGTAACTTTTGTGACATAGTGCAACTAAGAAATGATTTTTGGTGGTTTGCTGGAACTCTCACTGTGGTGGTTTGTCTCAACAACTATTGGACTATAGTCAGATTCAAAATGTTGCATTTTGATATTTCATTTACATACCTTTTCAGATCGAGGCATTTGGTGGTCAGGCCATTACTTTTGGTGGAGATGTTTCAAAAGAAGCCGATGTGGAAACTATGATCAAAACTGTCAGTCAGAAAACATTGAATATATTTGAATTCTCTAGATTTAATCACTGGCTTATTTCATGGCATATGTGATTCTTCCAGGCAGTCGATGCATGGGGCACAGTTGACATTTTAGTTAACAATGCAGGTTATTTGGATTTCACTTCTCCTTAGTTTACATCCTCATGAAGTTTTCTAATCGAGACTGTTTTCAGGAATCACAAGAGACACACTGTTGATGAGAATGAAAAAAACACAGTGGCAGGAAGTCATTGATCTGAATCTTACTGGTGTTTTCCTTTGCACACAGGTGTGCATTTTCACACCTTATATGGTAGTCTTTTTAAGTTTTGATTCTTGAGTTATTTAATTCACCATAAGTGTAATAAATTTTCCTGCAGGCAGCAGCAAAGATCATGTTGAAGAAGAAAAAGGTACtgccttcatttttttttctctaggtTTAGTTATTAGCTATGGTTTTAACTAGTTTGGGAAGCTGAAAGAACTATATTCGGGTAGTCTGCTGGCTCAATTTACCAAACACACTATAATAAATAATTTCTTATTGATGCATGGCATATTATTGAAATATACAGTAACCTTAGGTAATTGACTGGAATAATGCTTTTGGATGTTACTAGTTGGAATTACAATATACACTATGTAAAGTCACTATCTGATTTGATGGAGTTGCATGGAAGATTGGctatttcatttgatatatcatatgTTATAACCCTCTATTTCAGCTTAATAAAAAGCATTGATTACTTATTTTCATGGAACACAATATCAACACTTCAATTTCTTTACAAGAATTCAATTTTTATTTAAGAGGGTAAAAGGTTCCAGTTTTTTTCTTTAAAACAAGTTACATCATGCTTTATATTAAAAGCCCTTGAGGTGCATTAAATAGTGTGTAAAATGTCTATAATTATAATAATCTATTATTAATCTCGAGCAGTGCTTCTTAAGAATCATATTGTCATGGTTTAATCTAGTGAAGATTGGGTATCAAGTATTTCTGGACTTGCACTTGTTTGCCATCTTTCTTGTGCTGCTTCCTTCTAAATctgttttttttctcttaataaaATATGCATCCTTTTGGTTGTAATGTCACAGGCTGTTTGTTCTAGAAATCTTCTCTTTTCCTATTTACGTGGAAACTTGTGGAACTAAAGTGACCTTCACCGGTTTTCTAATGAAATATACTGTTAGTATATTTTTTGGGATGCATTTCTTATCGAAATCTTCTCTTTTCCTATTTACGTGGAAACTTGTGGAACTAAAGTGACCTTCACCGGTTTTCTAATGAAATATACTGTTAGTATATTTTCTGGGATGCATTTCTTatcatgacccgagcctgatgggctaactagcctatcaacttcgtttggtctaaaccactgaccaaaatacttaagctgaagttgatagtagtacactcatcagacccttataagtcaatcttaatattgTCCACTTTTGATATGGGACTAAttaggggtgttacaatcacccccacttaaaggcttgacgtcctcgtcaagaccCAACATAACCTAGATcagactctagcatagtgcatgtgaggcgtagcccaatagtggctccacgtcgtgacgagtcctctgactccgtgtAGCCCTTTTCTAAtcaagccccctcaccatgcccaaatgttaggtcggctctgataccaaatatcatgacccgagcctgatgggctaactagcctatcaacttcgtttggtctaaatcactgaccaaaatgcttaagctgaagttgatatttgtacactcatcagacccttataagtcaatcttaatattgcccactttcgatgtgggactaatcatgagtgttacaatcacccccacttaAGGGCTTGACGTTCTCGTCAAgagccaacataacccagatcagaccctagcatagtgcatgtgaggcgtagcccaatggtggctcaacgccgtgacgagtcctctgactctgtctacgggtagccctttcctaatcGAGCCCCCttaccatgcccaaatgctagggttggctctgataccaaatatcatgacctgagcctgatgggctaactagcctatcaacttcgtttggtctaaaccactgaccaaaatgcttaagctgaagttaataatagtacattcatcagacccttataagtcaatcttaatattgcccactttcgatgtgggactaatcaagggtgTTACAATCATCTCACttaaaggcttgacgtcctcgtcaagacccaacataacccaaatcagatcctagcatagtgcatgtgaggcgtagcccaatgGTGGCCCCAcgtcgtgacgagtcctctgacttcgtctacgggtagccctttcctaatcaagccccctcaccatgcccaaatgctaggtcggttctgataccaaatatcatgacccgagcctgatgggctaactagcttatcaacttcgtttggtctaaaccactgaccaaaatgtttaagctgaagttgataatagtacactcatcagacccttataagtcaattttaatattgcccactttcgatgtgggactaatcaggggtgttacatttCTTGTCCTTGATTTTTGTTTGTTATTCAAAATATAAGTTGCTACTACTTTTTACTATAGATGACTACTTTGTTTGGGCTTTGTATGCTTGAATTAGAGTGGGACATGAGGATGGAtggtgaaaatcatggttttgtgtTTTGCATGAACTGGTACATATGGCCTGTTGGGTCGGTAGCATGGACCACAGCATGTGCCTCCCAACATATTGTAATGTTCAAatctaaaaaacaaaaggaatTGTTTCACAACACGAACCGATGTATCATCTGTCAGTATGCTGGCATGTACCCAGCCTCATACCATCCCTGTACGGAACAGGCACAGGTCTAATACCTGAAAATCTACAATTTGAAGTTTGCCAGCTATCCTGAGCTGCTGCTAATAACTTTATTATGATGTCTGTAAGATTGATTATTTGTGCTTCTTATGTTACTAATCAGTGTTCTTTTGTAATGGTAGATATAGTTTAGAGGATTGATATGTTTGAGGATCTGATTGGTGACTAGTCAAGTAATCAATTTGTTTCAACATGTAGAGATCATTCTTTGAACAGCACTTACATCTTACTAGTGTTTCTAAACAGGGGAGGATCATCAACATAGCATCTGTTGTTGGCCTAGTGGGGAATGCTGGACAAGCTAATTATAGTGCTGCAAAGGCAGGGGTGATTGGTTTTACCAAGACCGTTGCGAAAGAGTATGCAAGCAGAAATATTAATGTAAGTTTTTCcttttgatgtcaaatttgcAGCTAAGCCAATTCTTTGGTTCTTGTTTAAAATATGCAATCTTGTTTGCCCCAGGTTAACGCTGTTGCTCCTGGTTTCATTGCGTCTGATATGACTGCTAAACTTGGAGAAGATATTGAGAAGAAAATTCTGGAGATCATTCCATTAGGTAAGTCTAAGCACAACTATTGTTTCATGCCCCAACCACTTGAAATGTCACCATTGTTAGATATGTTTTGATGTGGAAATGTGTCATACTATACTTGACATCATAATTAACTGTTGATCCATATTTGTCATTGTAACTGTGTTTGAAGAACTTTGCCTAACTTGTATACCACAACTGATTAACTATTTTGATAAGACTGAAGACCAGCATCTAAATCTTCTATTTTGCCTTTCAATTAGCTCTCCTGCTTCAGAAAACATTGGTTTCAGCAATAGGCATTTTTTACTGTTCTTTTTCATAATCTGCGGTTCTCTAAAACTTTGCAACATgtcaagaaataaaataaaaagtttgttattttttaaaatgtcTTTTCAGGGAGGTATGGCCAACCAGAAGAAGTTGCTGGCCTGGTGGAATTCTTGGCCCTTAATCCTGCATCCAGTTACATTACCGGGCAGGTAATAATTAAGTATCGTCATGTCATTTGAAGTGTTGGACAAGTGATTCTTGATGGATTCTCTGCCAACGGTTTGGATTTAAATTCATGAAAGCATGATCGCTTATGGCAGTTAACCAAAAATTGTGAATTCACAAACGAAATCTATTTGCAACTTAATTTGCTTTTTCCTTGTGCAGGCTGGTTAAGTGATATCTCAGTTTACCTGCTTTGGTTTAGCCTCATTTGCTTGTCTAAGAATAGTTATGGTAATATGATGCAGGTCTTTACCATCGATGGTGGAATGGTGATGTAAACGTGGAGGCACTCGTTATTATAGTTTGTGTTAAAAGAATCTTCATTTGCCGATGTGATGTTTACTATTAACTTCAGATTTTGGGAAATATTGCAACAAATTCATCTATGTTGTTCTCTTGCCAGGATATTTCCcccctttttcttgtttttttttttgctttctataaaAGTTTTTTGAGAGAGACTGCCTACAAATAAGAACTAAAAATTTTCTGACATTTTGCACCCTATGCTGATCAACAGTATGATATGCTAATCTGGGACTTGAATTGAATTCCTGGTGGGCAGGCCTTGTCAGTAAAAAAAGTTCCAGTTCCAGATGAAAATTCTTAGTGTTTGTCATTCAATGGCATGGCTGCATTTGGTCTACTGTCTAAGAATTTATCAGGATAAGTGCatatgattgattatttgctttgTTTAAAATAGCCAGGCAAGAGGAACTTCATGTCCATCATAAGGAAGTGAAATCATAGTCAGATGCTCTGCATGAATTTTCATCTGGGATAAAATGCATGCATCCTTTTTCTGTGTGGGACAGCTAATTCTATGAATATTAAGTGAACTATTATTTTGAATGTTATGAATGATAAGAGATTGAGATATGAGTTTAGTTGCAGTGAACTCCAAGCTTGAACTGTTATGAGATAGTTGCAAGACTTGCTATATATTTCATATTATTGAATGGTGGGTTACTAGAAAATAACCAACCCTATGTGTTTATCTATTAATCAAGGATTAATGGATTCACCATAGCAAGAAATTTGAGATCATCTCACTATGTGTTTATCTATGTGTTTATGTTATCATCAGCAGAGCACAACACTTGACAAAAGTTGATGCACGCAGTTGACCTAAAATGATGGAGACTAGTAACTTAGCCTTCCCTGGTAGGGAGATGTTATTTTATCTTACATTGTGTTAGAGATTGAGACCCATATATATCACAAAGATATCAtctgtatatattatatatacataaacatatttaCAGGAAATTATTGTACGAATAAATTTATAACAGTATCAAACATGTCTCTCCAATGAACTACTTCTTTCTGGATGTCAGTCAAACAATTTCTCTGTGAAGAAAAATGTAAGAGGAAAGGAAGTCAGCCCAACCGTCTCCACAAGGGAAGAATCTGTATCTAGCTATAATTCCTCTTCATTGACTTGATGCTTCCTTCGTCAAAAGATCACATGACTTCTTGGGATCTGAATTTGGTTGACTTTTGTGTGTTTGATAAGTTGACTATTTGTCACTCTTCACCTTACTTCATCTCCTAACGATCAGTAATGTAACCAACCCACTTATTAATGGTTGGTTTTGGGTTCGAGTCTCATCTTTTTCATCATTTACTTAGAAAAAGCCACCCTCAACCTACTAATCAttcataatttaatatttattatattctcAAAATTAAGATTGACTATTTGATATCATTTCTATTAATTTTCATCCAAAAAAACTTAACTTAATCATTTCTAACGAAGATTAATATTGATTAGTTTTGAGTTAAAAATGAGtatgtaatttttaatttttgtatgttgattaaattttaaaaatctttaaTATTCTTACTTACCATCATAAAGATTTTATGGAAGAGTATTGACATCGATTAAAATATTAACTAACACTCAAACCCAAAtcgatttgaaatatatatatatatatatataataccaaaTAATACCAATTGAATTGCCATCTAATTGCTACAAATTAAGTAACATAATCATTTATATTTGACATTTGTGGTCCATAAATTTGATATCCTTTGCGGTAACAAAAGTCGAAGAAAAGGAAGCATCAATATCTCTCATTCAATTAAATCTTACAAGAAAATACCGTAAGAATATGCGTATATACATACTTATTCTTATGGAATATTCTTCAATGCCTGAAGCATCACATGACGATCATAACTGCATTGACTCTAAGAAATCTCTACCGTTCATCGGTTCGGGTCACGCGTTGATACACGCACCCCGCTTTGTAGCATCTCTTCCTCAGTCCTATTTCGGCGATCTCAAAAGGAGCGGAGCACATGGAAATTGCTGCATGCCTTCGTTTGTTGTTTATTGCTGAGGCTTCTTGAGGGTTTGCCCTCGGATCGGTGCCGTTCGTCGGTGGGCGCGTCACGATACCCTAACCCCAATCTATCCCCACCCCTCGGTGCGTCAGAGGTGACGCTTTTGGGGACCTAGGTGCCATCTCTGCTTTTGCTTTCTTCCTTTCGACCACCTCCTCTGTGGGTTTCTTTGTCGGTGGAAAGCTCGGTTCCTACGCATTGCGCGTCGAAAGGTTTGGCCTTTAACGATTCCCAAGTTGTTCGATCGGGAAAGTTTTCGCTTTTTTTGTGGATCCTTTTATTCTGGAGATAAAAGACGCCATAGCTTTGATTTTCCTCCGCGCTGCGTCGAAAGCTTTGGTCTTTCTCGGTTTCCAAGTTATTCTATTCGGAAAGTTCTCGCCTTTTTTGTGGGTCCTTTTGTTCTCGAGATTAAAGACGTCTTTTCATTGATTGTTCTCGGGAAATATGAGAAAAGAGACTGTTTCTGGATCGCGGCTACTGCTTGATCTCGGAAAGATTTCGACTTGGAGCCTTCTTAATTGATTGCGTCGCCCAAGGTTCGATTTTAAGAGAAAAATCGAAACTTTGTCCCTCTTTTTTTTGGTTGGTTGGCCATGGAGATTATGATGCCTGCGTGTTGGCTACTTCCCCATATCTTTGCAGCGTTTTCTGTGACATATCTGCTCGGTTACTTCGTGATCTTCCGCAACTGGAATCCAAAGTATCGCCCGGATGCATCTAGTTGCTTCATCTCCTTGTTCCATGGTTCCCCGGCGGTGTTCTTGGCTGTTGCCGCAATCCTGAACCAACCTGTTCGAGGATTTGCCTCGCCCAATACCAATTTCCAGAACCTCGTTCTCGACTTCAGCATTGGCTACTTCACTGTTGATCTCCTGCACTACTTGATCTTAATTCCCGGAGACTATCTCTTTATCGCCCACCACCTGGCAACACTCTTCGTGTTCGTCACCTGCCGTTACCTTGTTGTCCATGGTGCATTTTCTATTCTGGTTCTTCTTGTGCTAGCCGAGGTCACCAGTGCATGCCAGAACGTGTGGACGCTTGCTGGGTTAAGGAAGGCAGATTTGCCCATTGCTGCAAGAATACATAAGAATTTGTCTCCTCCCTTCTATGGCTTGTATACGATCATGAGGGGGTTCATTGGGCCGGTGTTCTTCTGCAAGATGAGTGCATACTATTTGAGTGGAAAAGCCAGCAATGTCATTCCGATCTGGGTTTCTGCTGCGTGGATCGTGGTGGTTGGTGGTGCAATTTTGGTCAGCATCATGTGGATATCTAACTTGTGGTTGCAATTCTTTAAAGACGAGAATGTAGAGAAAAAAGATAGCTAATTGTATGCTATCAATCTAATATATTGGCAACCAAGACCGGTATATGCCTTGAGAGAACAGTTAATTTTATGGTTGATGATATAATGCATATCTGCTCACTTTAGATTAAAATGAACATTAATATAGATCATAATTGCAAAGTTTCTACTTGCTGGAACTATTTAGCAGTCAGTTGTGCTTTTGAATgttactcaattttttttttatccagtTGTTAATTGACATTTATCGATGGCATAACATTTAGCTCTATACACGAAAGTAGTTTCATTGCCTTAATGCAAGAGTTGATGGTTTTGTTTGGTGGTATGTGTTATCGACTCAGGTAAGAAAACTATATGTCTCATTGCTTTTTTGGTATTACCGTGGAATCTTTTCCATGTTTAGAATTGGTTGGTGAAGATGTGCTTATTTTTTGTATGTAAGAGTAGTAGCTTTCTGGAATGGAGTGTATTTAGGAAAACAATGGTTGGTGTGTGGCTTTCTAATTGAAGTGGTGATTTGTCAGATTTGTAGCTCGCTGAAATTAAAAAATGAAGTTTCTAATGAGTATCCGAAAGAAGCCTTTTCTTtcatttaaatttgaatattgtGACATCACCTTCCTAACTTATTCGTTCAGAGCACACAACCTTTGACACGAGTCCCAATATTATTGGACCATGAACTCCCAAGATTACCAAGTCTTCACTGTTTTAATGAGATTATCATCAAATAGTTTCTCATTTTCCCGGATATGCACATTGTTATACCTCCTTGTCTCTGAGCATCAAACAAAACATGTAGAACCTTGTATCACATTGTTAAATTAATCGCTGTCTTCTAGTGCTTACTCTTTTGATATATGATGAACTTCCCAATAATGTGTTTTTGCAAGAGTTTCCTTCCTGATTGTGCTTTTTAGAGCTAAATTGACTTCTTGCTTCCTTGCACTTGTTTGAATAGCTCTATCATTCTTTTTTTCCATTCCTATTTAAGAATGTATCACAAAATTACTGACACTATGTTTTGCAAAAATTAGACCTTTTTTATGTGCTAATTGCTGTTCTTAAGTGAGTACCACCATAAACATAGCTGAACAGACCCTGTTATGATGATACATTAATGATTTAGTGAGATAACAACCCATTTGGCCTTTAGGAGCATAAACTTTTTACACGTTCTATGCATTGTAACCTTATCTAAAATTATTCTTAGGATGCGCTAATATTTGTTCTTGTCGATGAATGTTCTCTCTATCAGCTGCAGAAGATCACCATGTATCTTCATATGCCATTGCGGCGCCTTATTTTTGTAATTTCTCCTACCAGCTTCAAATGATACGTAGCTAAACTTCGCAAGTAGATCAAATTTTGTGAGACGTACTGAAGTATATCTGAATGATGCAAATATACTGCAAGTTGTTTCTTCTTGTTTGCATTTTGACTTCTGGAATTGGGATCTACAGATTTGTTATTTGAAGAATTAGCTGTTGGTAGTTCTTTTTGGGTGAGTATGGAGTCCTCTGTGGATGTCAGACTAAGAGCTAGCTTTATATATGCCCACCATGGAGTTAGCTAAGGCAAAGTAAGAGCTTAAAAGTCTTGGTCCAAAATACCTACATAATCTTAAACTCAGGATGCATCTTTAAGTTGATGCTTAATTATTCTTTTTATCAAATCAGTGGTAAAACTATTGGTTTTATGGCAACTAAATCTCAATGTTAGTGATGGAAAGGTGGGTTATAGTTgcaatcattcttttttttttttaataattttttggaTTTGTTTTTTAATATACACATAACATCCATACCATTAATAGTTACCAATTCAAGTTTTGgttataaaaaaaaatgttttttaaatttaatcCCAAAAGTCttggagagtttttttttttttctaaacctTTTCATGTTGATTTAATTTCCAAGTGGAATATCATGTGGATGGTTATGCTTGAGAGTTTGAATCCTCATCCGAAGATGCTGACTAATCGAGTTGATTAAGATTTTGTCAACTCATTGCAAGATTGTCTAATTTTACACCTACCCTTTGTTGCAAGGTCCACTCTAGAGTTGTCATACATGCAAATCTAGTAAGAGTCATTAAATCTCTACTGGGGGTTTTGATAAGGCCACATCAATGATGCAAGAATGGACGAGTACACGTATGTTCATGCTGGCAGTATTTAACACAAACAACTCGGAGCTGCTAAGTTCTGAGAAGGGTGATGCGTGAAAGAAAAAATCATGATGATGTATACATGTTGGAAGAAGCATATGGTTCCGAAGCATTGACATGGCAATACAAGCATGCAAGTATTGTTTGTGCATTTGATGGATATAAGACATCAAGTGTTAAATAAGCACACCAGAAACCATTTCACAAACATTGCATCCAGTTGAATTAGACcagaaaaataaatcatcaatggAAAGATATGACTGATGATCCATAAATTCTAATTCCCTGCATCCAAACTCTAACTAGTATTCAATCACATGAAACAGCTCCAGCACATACATAGCTAATTAGCTATTCTAAAAGAATGAATCCTGAGAACAGGGAATATAAATACAGCAATCCAGCTGAATTAGTTGATTAGAACATCAGCTACCGAAGGACTAATACCTAATGCCCAATTTCCTGGGCAAACAGACATGTTTgcttatatgttatatataacaTCACTAGACCATTTACACACAACACATTTAACCACCAAGGCATAGAGCAACTCTCGACAGCCTACAAAATGCATGATGTCTTTGCTTTTATAAAGCTAGATACGGATTATCGATGCATTTGACTTCTCAGGTTCACTGTTGTAGTGAAGCTCCACAAAGGTACCACCTCCGATACCCTTGGCTAACCTTCCTGGATTCACACACATGCATTTTGTGGCGGCTTCTGCATCGTTTTCTTTATGAGACAAGGCCTGTgcacccaaaaaaaaaatgtCTGACTGAAAAAACATATTAATCACACTTGACAACGATTTAGAACTTTACTCTCATATCTTTAGTGTTATCAACTGCAGGAATTATAGGATTTCGAGGTAATATTTCCCACGATGAATGGATGGACATCATTAGAAGCCCTTGGTAACGCAACTCAGAAAAAGCACCATTATGGCTAGACTTTGAAGTAGATTACTGCTCATATAAGCTGCAAAAGTCGATGTAATGGTGTTTACCTTTACAAATGGGGAAAGATCTGAGGGCAGGATTAGGATATCTGGAATAAGGGGAATGTCCAAAGCTTCAGGTGCAAGCGAAAGATCCAAGGGAACACCCAGAGAGGGTGGATATAGTGGATAATAGCTGCCATTagaaacatacatagaattaattgcAACAGGAACAGAACAAATATTTTTTTGCTTCCGAGTGTCATTCTAGTACCTCCGCTGACCCAATATATGAGTTGCAAGTCGCCCCATGCGGTCACCTGACATGGTATCAGTtgaagtccttgaaatttcctctCCGCTAAGTTGTTTCAAGATATCTATGGTACAACAGCCAAAGGTAATCTGAAAGATAAAGAGCACAAGGCAAATGCACGGCTCAAATAAGCATAGTGACCTCATGCTACAGAAATCATATCCTTGACACTCAGAGATTACAGAAATCCAAATATCTGTATTAATTAACTTACATACCAAATGGAGGCTAAAGAAAAAAGGGAAGTCCCAGCTATAAGCAAGTTAGTTGGGGACAATGGATTAATACTTATGGAAAGCGAATTATAATTCCCAATCTTGCCagcaagaaaaatagaaaaatgatatTGAACATGTTATGGTCATGCTTTACCAAATTATCCAGTGATACACATGATTTAATAAAACGGGGAAGGTTGAAAATGAACTGGGCTTCCACCACTGCAATTATAGGGAGGATTAAATAAGGCAATTGGCAGTGGGGAAACAGCAGCAGTGATGAAATATAGAAAATGAAATTTCAGTGTCAAGTACATGAAAGTAGAAGATAAAACACACTAAAAATTGTAGCAACAATCACCGGGTTCTTTCTAAACATAACTTGGAGCATTCAAGAATATGTTGTTTTCAAAACATGACCAAAGTCTGTGGTAACGCAACCAGCAAATTAACTGCAGCAAGATTGCATTAACATCTAATTCCTATCTTTAGTATGAAATCCATGATTACATACCTCATTTGCACTGAAAAGACCAGGATTTGGAAGGCAAGCTATCTGCAAGAGAAATTTGCAACTTCAGCGCAGAACAAGAAGAGAAACTATATCAAAATGGAAAGAGTAAAAATAATAAAGCAGAACTTAAATGTAGGAGCACTTTACTGAAAgcagcaaaaggaaaaaaataacagATCCCAGGAAGAAGGACCTGATGTGAAATATCATCTGGCTGACGAATATCGAAAGCAGGCTGTGGAGAACATAACATAAATTCAACAATAAGGTCATTAGATAAAAAAACAATTTAAATGTAGGAGCAACTTATTATTTATGACTCAGGATATCCGTGCCATTTATGCAAACAAAGAGAAACAACTGTTTAGAGTGCATGGATAATGGttgcatgtatatatattgttCCATCTTTGCCATCAATATGCTAAATTTTGGCAATTATTGTTGATAAGTTTATTATATTCATGCCGTTATGGATGCAACACTTCCATTgtgagaacaaaaaagaaaaattgatAGTATAAAGGATGAATTTCAACCATAACATATGAACACCAAACACACCCGCCTGATGCAACCTCCCCTCAGGGGCCCATTAGCTAAGCAGCAGATGGGTCCTAAAGGGAAGCAGCATCACTTGCTGCTGAACTGAGTGCCTTGGATCCCCTTCAGCTGAGGGTTGCAACAGGAAAATGTAAAATGTATTGCTAATGCATTGAAGGGTGTCAAGACAAGAACCTGTGGAAAAACAAAGTCATGGTGAGCATCACGTATCGATGGCAGAAGGATTACACGGGCAGAAGGGCCCATATACTTGGTGTAGTCATACAACTGCAACAGAAAATGTCAAGAAATATCAGATTTCTAAAGCACACCTGGCAATCTGCATAATGACTGCAAAATAGCCCTACACACCTTCCTAAGAATTTCAACGTGGAAAATGTCATCGAATACTCTATCAACAATTCCCCTTTTTATCTCCGGATGATCAGAATCAA of Musa acuminata AAA Group cultivar baxijiao chromosome BXJ2-3, Cavendish_Baxijiao_AAA, whole genome shotgun sequence contains these proteins:
- the LOC135607766 gene encoding 3-oxoacyl-[acyl-carrier-protein] reductase 4-like → MAAAPRIAFTRPSSIPAKFATPRRSLPLQSFSPAVGCGLIARSSVLSSGFRSDGAAYISGVRTHVAAVEQAITVEAQKVEAPVVIITGASRGIGKAIALTLGKAGCKVLVNYARSSKEAEEVSKEIEAFGGQAITFGGDVSKEADVETMIKTAVDAWGTVDILVNNAGITRDTLLMRMKKTQWQEVIDLNLTGVFLCTQAAAKIMLKKKKGRIINIASVVGLVGNAGQANYSAAKAGVIGFTKTVAKEYASRNINVNAVAPGFIASDMTAKLGEDIEKKILEIIPLGRYGQPEEVAGLVEFLALNPASSYITGQVFTIDGGMVM
- the LOC135607767 gene encoding TLC domain-containing protein At5g14285-like: MEIMMPACWLLPHIFAAFSVTYLLGYFVIFRNWNPKYRPDASSCFISLFHGSPAVFLAVAAILNQPVRGFASPNTNFQNLVLDFSIGYFTVDLLHYLILIPGDYLFIAHHLATLFVFVTCRYLVVHGAFSILVLLVLAEVTSACQNVWTLAGLRKADLPIAARIHKNLSPPFYGLYTIMRGFIGPVFFCKMSAYYLSGKASNVIPIWVSAAWIVVVGGAILVSIMWISNLWLQFFKDENVEKKDS